In the genome of Cynocephalus volans isolate mCynVol1 chromosome 10, mCynVol1.pri, whole genome shotgun sequence, the window ttttctggGTATGAAAGGAACATAAGGTTATTTGGATGTGGACATAACCAAGGAAGCTTTGCCTTTTTCACAGTCTCTCAGCAACTACCAGGGGATCttagatatttttttcccatcagGTCTATTTAATTCCCCTCCCTGTGTTGACAAAACagattttttacatatatttcttaAAACAGAGGGCAGAATGTAGCCATATCAAAATGGAAAGATAATTTGAAAATGAACACATGCCTGGTATCAACTCCTCTGTAATAGGTTACTAGGGGTCAGAATAATATGGTGTTAATATGTTCCTAGGAGTCAAAGTTTGCTTTATGTGTTTTCAtgctctgtgtatgtgtatgctgagtgtgtgtgtgtgtgtgtgtgtgtgtgtgtgtgtgcacgcgcatgTGTCATAATACAGAGGCCAGAACTCAAGGCATCTTATGGAAATAAAGAGCAAATGCATTTAAATTCAAGAGCACATCTAAGCCAATTTATTACTGTGTAAATACAACAACACCTGGAGAGGACCTTCTGAGTCTTTCAATTTCAGCAGCAATGAGGCCACCTTGTCCTTCAACATTCTCTGACCCCATCTCCCATCACTCAGCTCTTCCTCATTTCCCTGCCACACAGGCTTCCTTGTGGGCCTCAGACATTAGAAAAAAGCATCTTCCTACAGGTGTTTCTACTGGACATTCCTCCTGCTGGGTACACTCATTCCCAAATATCCTTTTGGCTCCTGTCTTGTCTTCCCTGTGGTATTTTTTCAGATGTCACCTTATCTGCTCATCTTCCCTGAATGCACAGTCAAAACTCACACTTCCACCCACTCTCTTTTtaaccttctttctttttcttgatagCACTTATGACCATCTGAATAATATATGATATTTCTTATTTGCTTGGATTCTTTCTACATATTTTactgttgaaatttttattgttctataCTGTCCAGTCATAGTttacacagtgcctggaacatggaaATGAGCATTTCTCAAATGATTGAAAGAATTagttactaaaatttttaaatacatgacCTCTTGGGAAAAAGGTAAACATGTGACTGGAATTCCTAATCAGACATGGGATGAGGAATCATTTACAAGGGATGGgattgataaataaaatacaggaatTAGTGTCCTATATGAAGAATATAAATGATAGCATTTCTGATAGGTTCATAATGCATGTTTGTTTcaagttctttttctctctctcctctatcttttttttttcttttcttttttcttttttcttttggcagtcACATCCACCGCATGGAACCAGAGAATTATACACAAACTTCAGTATTTCTTCTTCTGGGATTTTTTGAGGAACCAGAATTGCAACCCATCCTCTTTGGGCTGTTCCTGTCCATGTACCTCATTACCTTGTTTGGAaacctgctcatcatcctggcCATCATCTCAGACTCCCACCTGCAcacacccatgtacttcttcctctccaacctgTCCTTTGTGGACATCTGTTTCACTTCCACCACCGTCCCAAAGATGCTGGTGAATATACAGACACAGAGCAAAGTCATAACCTACACAGTCTGCATCACCCAGATGTTCTTTTTCATGCACTTTGTAGTGTTGGATGGCTTGCTCCTGactgtgatggcctatgaccggttTGTGGCCATCTGTCACCCCCTACACTACAAAGTCATCATGAGCCCCTGGCTCTGTGTGTTGCTGGTTCTGGTGTCCTGGATGACGAGTGTCCTGCAATCCCTGTTACATACTTTAATGGTGATGCGGCTGTCCTTCTGTACACGCTTGGAAATCCCccactttttctgtgaactcaGTGAGGTGATCCATCTTGCCTGTTCTGACACCTTTCTTAATGATCTGGTGATGTATTTTACGGCAGCACTGCTGGGTGGGGGATCCCTTGCAGGTATTCTTTACTCCTACTCCAAGATAGTTTCCTCCATATGTGGAATTTCAACAGCTCAGGGGAAGTATAAAGCATTTTCCACCTGTGCATCTCACCTCTCAGTTGTCTCCTTATTTTATGGTACAGGCCTAGGAGTGTACCTTGGTTCTGCTGCTGCACACAATTCACACTCAAGCGCTACAGCCTCAGTGATGTACACTGTGGTCACACCCATGCTGAACCCATTCATCTACAGTCTGAggaataaagacataaaaatgacacTGAAGGATTCTTTGGGAAAGAAACTAAGAAAGAGCCAATTCTCCTGTTGCTAAAGATGTGCACCTCATTGTAGAAATTAAAGCCTCAAAGCCCAAAATTACTCTTATTTAATTAGATCATGGATATATGACTTGCTCCTTTTATTATATCCAGGAATTTCAATTTCTCTGATTTTGATTGCTTTGTAAAATGTACACAATTTTCCTTTATTAAGCTTTCTTCTCTGTCAAATATACAACATCCTTTCCCATCATCATTTTTCTGCTCTTGCAATTTAATTCCCAACATTGGATCAGAAACAATTTGGAAATTCTTATGTGTCTCACACAGTAAAGAATTATACCAGTTTTATGGAATAAACTATACTTATCCACTAAGGCCATTTAGAAAGTTCTATTGTAGAAGAATTTCTGACACCACATCTTCTCACCTTTGTGTCTATCATTCACTTCAATATCACTACCTTGAATTCTCTTTCTGATAATGAAGACTTTAACATACTAGTGTGTTGAATGCCGGTCGTGGGATTTTATGGTCCCATTTCAATCCTGTTCTCTTATTGCTCAGTGTCCACTGtacttattctattttctggCACATATATTTCAGGCACACTGTCACTTCCATGACATCCTATGGGTCAAGGTGCCTAAAATTTCTAAGTCCAGCCAAGATTGAAAGGTGGAAAAACAGACTCTATTTCTCATCATGAGCAGCTTCACAGTCACATTGCAAAAGACATGAATATGCTGTACCTTCAGTAGTAAGAATAGAAGTTGTGGCAATGTTACTGAAATAGTTTTGTTTGGAATTATGTGCAGTCCCTGTCCACAACTACAAGTTAATATGCTTGGGACTAAAATGGTCTTTAAAAATGTACCAGCTCATGCCTTTGATAGaccaaactaacaaacaaaagctgacctcaaacttttagaaaatgcTGACAGAGTAGGACCAGGCACGATGTAGGTCAGACCCagggagaaaagaacaaaaagccCCAGGGAGATGGATACACGCTCTGGTTTCCTAGGATACAATACTAGTAGAAGATAAGTTTCTTTTGAATTTGGCTGCCTCACTCATGGACACCAAACTGCTAAGAGAACAATTGATTTAATGAGCATTCATGAGAAATCAACCTCTGAGGCCCCAGAAATAGTAAATAACTCCTCTTACCCCACTTCCCTGCCTCTCAACTGTCACAGAAAGGAGAGAGGTCAACTGGTCCCTTGCAGAGGACTTATGCCTGATGCTGCTCCCATCACCCAGAGAAGAAAGGACCCAGGGAGCTCGTGGTTCAGCAACACCATTGGAGCACCTGGTGTGAGAAACAGGTGTTGAGGCAGGCAGAgctaaaaccagaatgaactttGGTGCCAAAGTGGTGATAATGTGTTGATGACAGTCCATCCACTCAAAGTACTCTATGCAATCGATTCCTGTGTCCCTCTCAACTTCTCTTCTCTTCAGCTTACTCTCatcttgccttttctcttttctggaacCCAATTCTGAGGATCTCTTACCTTCCTAATAGAAACACACATTCTCTTAGCCTGCAGCATCTCTCAAAGGTTTGTAGCCAATCATCTTAGTCTTTTTCTGTAGTCATTACAACTGCTTCTGTTCTTCTCTATCAAAGATGCTCCTGtagtcttttttctaaaatatcttactcatgcattcattcattcactcaaaaaaCATTTCTGGAGGTCCATGTAGCAAAAACTTGCAAGCCCATTTCATATATCTTCTGACATGAGTTTACTTCACTTTTCTTTGGCTCCATtttcacatttgtaaaataaggataataatgtTATCCACTCCACAGAACTAATGTTAGGATGTCATTAAAGGAGATCATGTGTAGGAAGTTTTTTAATATGCTCTAATAGCTGGTGGACACCTATTCATGTTAATTATTATCACTGCATTgctgtatacattttatttgttaaaccaaaaaacaagtgATAATGATAATATAATCTAAGGTATATAAAGCATAACACAAGTGTGTGACATACAGAGTTCCataataaattttagttattattactCTCATTGAGTATTTACAAGTCTCTTACCCCTGTTGCAGGgggttaatttttttgttgacaTTTGAAATGACCCAGATCTATTTTCTAAGAGACTCAACTGTACATAGGAATGTTATCCTTTTTCCCTTGTACCcacatttttgttaattttatctttgaataatttaaatttacagaaaagttgcaaagaggACAGAGGTCccatatgaaaatatttagaactaGATAGATGCAATTGTTGCAAAACTTTCTCAATGTACTATATGCCACTGAATGCCACTTTTAAATGGctactttttttctgtatttgttttgtaTCAACTATCTTACTTAAATTCTCAGTCACAATAGATCTCAGGCCACCAATTCACCACCTGCAGCCATTATCTGAAAACAATAGTATGTTGACTTTTCAACACTTATGtttcatatctttttctttttgttgcattGATTCGAACTTCTATTGCACTAATAAACAATCAGTGATGaaaacttaattttcttctttaatactTAAAGGGGAATTCTGCTATAGCTCCTGTGGATTTCTGGAGGTAAGTTTTGCTGttcatttaatttcttccttggTTATTGATGTGTTATCCTCCATCCTGAATGAAATTTAGACacacattttctcagaaataagcttatttttaaaaatattagtgctTTTTGCATAAAGTTATAAGAAATATCATTTAGGGAAGTCGAGCACTTATCTCTGTGTGCATTAATGTCATTCTTAAATCTAGGTACtagtattctttctctcttttattatcCCTTCCCTTAGACATCTGTCTATTTTTGTCTGTTCATTTGTGTATGCTAAAGAATTagctttgaatttatttttcagttctagtgtctttcttctttttagtccatgtatcttttttctttacctGCTAATTTCTGCTTTAACTAAGTTtgatttataaactttttattaacGATACCTTCATATTTTGAAACTTCTGTTTCTTGAGGATAGACTACATAGGTATTCACTTgcaattattgaaaaatatactAGAAAATGAATCTAAAAATCACCTTTAATGTTATCACTCAAAGTTGATCCCTATTCAAATTTTGGTGTACCTTGTTGAAGATAATTATTCCTGTGCAAATATGTGTGTAATTATAAAAGATCTATATGCTGACTTAATTTCTCCAGCCCGGAGAAGGAGACCAAGGACATTTCAATACCAGTAACTGAAATGTTGTTTCTCTTTCCCCGTGAtggtattttgcatttttaattttcaaaagacatCATAAATCCCGCATTGAAAAGGGTATCTtcaagggaggaccgcagctcctagccagtcgtggggggtgaccgccattttgcccccggcaggagaggctgcctcatttacaggcaactgctttgaagtgtggagcaggaaaagaactgttacttagctgcaaaagcgagtctcgaaacagggaacacggcgccagggctgctgtggatgcagacaggatcccggaggctggggccacggTAAAGggagccagctgccctattcaggattcgaggtttcaggctggcattcaagaagattcctgggagtgcccaagccgcgccgtgactgaacagcccgaggcggcagcggccgagaacggggaaggcaacaaaccagaggcagagagtgagcacccaacctggaacaaccctgtgagtgacccttggcccagctctgttcggggggctgatgcccacatTTCTAGTGCGTGCATCACTGGTTCACTCACTGcagcagggctgcctccattttcccaggtgctggcagctctgcccagctcggccatcactgagccttcccaattgttggcccggcgcggggctttccagagcctgtggGATGGCCTCTCCtaccactccctctgtggttctctggcagggctagTGGCTTGGGGCTTCCCCAGCCAGTGTCGTGAGGGCAAGGTAGTACggtgggctgactgtcactccaccacaccctggactctggccccaggaaacttcctgttactgggaggcagataccatctctgcggccaccagttcagaaaaaagcctaaccaatttctggttgggaatagtgtggtaggtgagttcccaagtccgcttgaacctgccagagagctggctgcaggggGCGGTAGATTTGGTCTATGCCGGGggtatacaaaggtgaacaagccccgagaaagatctacatagtgctacaaaggcacccagagagaccggtcgtctgtgcctaccagaaacctggtcgacttcctgggcaaggcagtgccgagcagggtcttgaaggcccagctgatagacgaggggtgcagaacacacaccccagcccagaacagtgcacacagagtggggagacatgcggccagggaggtggaggcttgacagaaaccacacacccagtggggtcaccactgcaagATCCAACAGACTGGGCCAGAgtacacggaacagggagaagtcctgcacaggaagtgaaagctcaacagagatcacacaccctgtggtacatgatccatcagcccagcagagtccaagctgacctgaaggtggctccccggagaagccaaagacccgaggcaaccacacacacaaggcactagaggccaactgagcagtcacggcgggagccatacgaaattggcaaccacagcaacatcctagttagtcattagtctcaaaccagtggactgtaaaaccccctgccacaatgaataaacaccaaaaaaaagataccagaaatacaaaaaatcaagaaagtacaccaccaaaagttaataaatctcaaactctagatcctatagaacaagaagcccttgaaatgactgacaaggaatttcaagtgataattctaaggaaactgaacgagaagcaagaaaactcagctagacatcatgatgaaatgaggaaaagtatacaggatctgaaagaggaaatgtacaaggaaatcaatgtcctgaaaaaaaatgtagcagaacttgccaaactgaagaagtaattcagcaaaataaaaaacacaacggagagtttaaccagcaagcttgtCGAAGTGGaaaagagaacctctgaacttgaagatgggctgtttgaaataacagaagcagacaaaaagaaagaaaaaataatcaaggacatggaagaaaatctgagagagatatcagacaaacttaagtgctcaaatatccgagtcatgggtattccagaaggggaggaaaatggagattccattgaaaacatactcaactaaatagtggcagaaaacttcccaggtataggaaaaatcacagatcttcagatccaggaagctcaacgatctccaaacgtattcaacccaaaaaggccttctccaagatatgtcatagtcaaattggcaaaactcagagacaaagagagaatcttaaaagctgcaagagagaagcgtcaaatcacctataagggagccccaatcaggctaacatcagacttttcatcacaaaccctaaaagctagaaaggaatgggatgatattttcaaaatactaaaagacaatgattgccagccaagaatactctaccttgcaaggctatccttccgaaatgaaaggcaaatagtatatttctcagacaaacaaaaactgcgggagttcactaccacatgaccacccttacaagaaatcctcaagggagtactgggtttggttcctgaaaaataactaccactctgataaaaacccaagaaaaatcaaaactcgctagtataataaaaatggcattcatgaagagaaaacaggcgaacaaaaacgctatctacaacctaaggaaccaacaaacacagaaaccaaacagtaaatcagaaaccaaggaacaaaagacacttaagacaaccaaacaaccaataaaatgctaggaataaatcaacacctttcaataacaactcttaatgtaaaaggcttaaattacccaatcaaaagacacagactggctgactggatcaaaaagcaggacccaactatatgct includes:
- the LOC134387644 gene encoding olfactory receptor 7A17-like codes for the protein MEPENYTQTSVFLLLGFFEEPELQPILFGLFLSMYLITLFGNLLIILAIISDSHLHTPMYFFLSNLSFVDICFTSTTVPKMLVNIQTQSKVITYTVCITQMFFFMHFVVLDGLLLTVMAYDRFVAICHPLHYKVIMSPWLCVLLVLVSWMTSVLQSLLHTLMVMRLSFCTRLEIPHFFCELSEVIHLACSDTFLNDLVMYFTAALLGGGSLAGILYSYSKIVSSICGISTAQGKYKAFSTCASHLSVVSLFYGTGLGVYLGSAAAHNSHSSATASVMYTVVTPMLNPFIYSLRNKDIKMTLKDSLGKKLRKSQFSCC